TCGTGGCGCACTACGTGCTCGGCCTGCCCTGGGAGCTCGCGGTCCTGCTCGGGGCGGTCTGCTCGCCGACCGACGCCGCCGCGGTGTTCTCGGTGCTCCGGGTCGTGCCGCTGCCCCGTCGGCTCACCGGTGCCCTCGAGGCCGAGTCCGGCCTCAACGACGCCCCCACGGTCGTGCTGGTCACGCTCGTCTCCACCGGGGCGGTCGGCGACCACCCGCCGGTGGTGGTGGCTGGTCTCGTCCTCGGCGAGCTGGCCCTGGGAGTGGTCTGCGGTCTGGCGGCCGGCTTCGGCGGTGCCTGGCTGATGCGCCGCGCCGCCCTGCCGACCGCCGGCCTCTACCCGCTCGCCGTCCTCACGCTGGCCTTCCTGGGCTACGGCGCGGCGGCGGCCCTGCACGGCTCCGGCTTCGCCGCGGTGTACGTCGCCGCGCTGGTGCTCGGGAACTCCGACCTGCCCCACCGAGGGGCCACCCGTTCCTTCGCCGAGGGCGTCGCCTGGCTGGCCCAGATCGGGCTGTTCGTCATGCTCGGCCTGCTGCTCTCCCCGGGGCGGATCACCCTGTCCACGGTGGGCATGGCCCTGGCGGCCGGTCTGGTCCTCACCCTGGTCGCCCGGCCGATCTCGGTCGCGGTGAGCGCCTTGGTGCAGCCGATGTCGTGGCGGGAGCTGACGTTCCTGTCCTGGGCCGGTCTGCGCGGCGCCGTGCCGATCGTGCTCACCACCATCCCGCTGGCCGAGGGGATCGACGGGAGCGAGCGGCTCTTCGACCTGGTCTTCGTCATGGTCGTCGTCTTCACCCTGCTGACCGGCCCCACCCTGCCGTGGGTGGCCCGCGTGCTGCGGGTGGCCAGGCGCTCCGAGCCGCGCGACCTCGACGTCGAGGCGGCACCGCTCGAGCGGGTGGCGGCCGACCTGCTCCAGGTGACGATCAGCCCGCGGTCGCTGATGCACGGGGTGGAGGTCGGCGAGCTCCGGCTGCCGCCGGGTGCCTCGGTCTCCCTGGTGATCCGGGGGGACGAG
This genomic window from Nocardioides marinus contains:
- a CDS encoding potassium/proton antiporter, whose product is MTFDVHALDEFVLVGSAVTLFAILAVRVSTRAGLPSLLIYLLMGVALGEAGVGIQFEDAAAAHALGFAALAVILAEGGLTTNWREARPSMRLGVSLATVGIVVSVTVVAVVAHYVLGLPWELAVLLGAVCSPTDAAAVFSVLRVVPLPRRLTGALEAESGLNDAPTVVLVTLVSTGAVGDHPPVVVAGLVLGELALGVVCGLAAGFGGAWLMRRAALPTAGLYPLAVLTLAFLGYGAAAALHGSGFAAVYVAALVLGNSDLPHRGATRSFAEGVAWLAQIGLFVMLGLLLSPGRITLSTVGMALAAGLVLTLVARPISVAVSALVQPMSWRELTFLSWAGLRGAVPIVLTTIPLAEGIDGSERLFDLVFVMVVVFTLLTGPTLPWVARVLRVARRSEPRDLDVEAAPLERVAADLLQVTISPRSLMHGVEVGELRLPPGASVSLVIRGDETLVPERRTVLRSGDHLLVVTPRRQREQTERRLRQVSRGGRLAQWLGPAR